A stretch of Castanea sativa cultivar Marrone di Chiusa Pesio chromosome 2, ASM4071231v1 DNA encodes these proteins:
- the LOC142624984 gene encoding uncharacterized protein LOC142624984, with product MAVALNWFISRSADRCHPFFQFLHKWKDFRWTEKCIMTFKYLKQYLSSPLIFSRLEKEEVLYAYLAVMDYAICLVLVRNEDGVQRPVYYISKSLQEVETRYLPLEKAVLAIEHAMRKLPHYF from the coding sequence ATGGCAGTTGCCTTGAATTGgttcatctctcggtcagcGGATAGGTGTCATCCCTTTTTCCAATTTCTTCACAAGTGGAAGGACTTTCGGTGGACGGAGAAGTGTATAATGACTTTTAAGTATCTTAAGCAATATTTGTCAAGTCCTTTAATATTCTCTAGGCTCGAGAAGGAAGAAGTGTTGTATGCATACCTAGCAGTCATGGACTATGCTATTTGTCTCGTCTTGGTTAGAAATGAGGATGGGGTCCAGAGGCCTGTCTACTATATTAGTAAGTCCTTACAGGAGGTTGAGACACGCTATTTACCTTTAGAGAAGGCAGTTTTGGCTATAGAGCATGCCATGAGGAAGCTGCCTCATTATTTTTAG
- the LOC142624985 gene encoding uncharacterized protein LOC142624985 yields the protein MGRIAKWGTMFGAFDVKYMPLIAIKGQILADFVAEFNEGTIEKEEKGLGMMITSAIVALPWEVNGEFKARDKRMQGYFARVQYARAQFKIFVLKQIARGQNSHANSLAMLVTSLGLGIPWVVVVEEINNSSLTGVSLVGVYSLYVGTGWMDPIVAFLKQGLLPEGKCEVEKWGLDIVGPFPRAIGNRRWLLVDTDYFTKWVEAESLANIRDMDAKRFIWKNIVTRFGVPHTLISDNGLQFDSKAFQRYYGELDIRNKYSTLTYLQGNGQAETINKVIVSGLKKRLDNAKGKWEDELPYVLWTYCTTPRRSTRETPFSMTYGAEAVIPLESGFPTLRTDQFNIEEKNCSLLNSLDVAEERRKVAMVKMSHYQQKHKQGYDKGIKLRSLALGDLVLRKVVGTAKNLAWESWALTGKAHIKLLSLLALGLIT from the exons ATGGGCAGAATTGCTAAGTGGGGAACCATGTTTGGGGCCTTTGATGTCAAATACATGCCTCTAATTGCCATAAAAGGGCAAATTTTGGCAGACTTTGTGGCGGAATTCAATGAGGGTACAATAGAGAAGGAGGAAAAAGGATTGGGGATGATGATCACATCGGCCATCGTTGCCCTCCCTTGGGAG GTTAATGGAGAGTTTAAAGCTCGGGATAAGAGAATGCAAGGGTATTTTGCTAGGGTACAGTATGCTCGAGCtcagtttaaaatttttgtattgaAGCAAATTGCTAGGGGCCAGAACTCCCATGCAAATTCTTTGGCCATGCTAGTCACTTCTCTAGGGTTAGGCATTCCTTGGGTTGTGGTTGTTGAGGAGATAAATAACTCAAGTCTCACAGGGGTATCCTTGGTTGGGGTTTATAGCCTTTACGTGGGGACGGGTTGGATGGACCCTATAGTGGCCTTTTTGAAGCAAGGATTGTTGCCTGAAGGCAAGTGTGAAGTAGAGAAG TGGGGCTtagacatagtaggaccatttCCTCGAGCTATAGGAAACCGAAGATGGCTCCTCGTCGAcacagactatttcaccaagtgggtggaagctgaGTCACTTGCTAATATCAGGGATATGGATGCTAAGAGGttcatttggaagaatattgtcacAAGGTTTGGAGTCCCTCACACACTAATTTCGGATAATGGTCTTCAATTTGACAGTAAAGCTTTCCAAAGATATTATGGGGAGTTAGATATTAGGAACAAATATTCTACACTTACCTATctacaagggaatggacaggcCGAGACCATCAATAAGGTTATAGTAtctgggctgaagaaaaggttggacaaCGCTAAAGGAAAATGGGAGGATGAACTACCCTACGTATTATGGACCTATTGTACCACACCCCGAAGATCAACAAGGGAAACTcctttttcaatgacttatggggcaGAGGCAGTAATCCCCCTTGAGTCTGGGTTCCCAACTTTAAGAACAGATCAGTTCAACATTGAAGAGAAAAATTGTTCACTCCTAAACAGCCTGGATGTGGCTGAGGAAAGAAGAAAGGTGGCAATGGTAAAGATGTCGCATTACCAACAGAAACATAAGCAAGGCTATGATAAGGGGATCAAGTTGAGGTCATTAGCTCTGGGAGACTTGGTCCTTAGAAAAGTGGTGGGGACAGCAAAGAACCTTGCTTGGGAAAGCTGGGCCCTAACTGGAAAGGCCCATATAAAATTACTTTCATTGCTGGCATTGGGGCTTATTACATAG